CACCTGGCCCCGGGGACACCACTGTATCACTATAAAACCCAGAGGAAACAAGGAACAAGTGCAAGTCCGGGGAGAGGGGCCACTGTCACGCAGAGAGGTCACTGTTATCAAAACGCTCCTGGTCGTACACTTCAGCCACCACCTTGCGGCCAGCAAACCAGCGGCCATTGAGGGCCTGGATGGCCTTATGAGTCTCGGAGGCTATGGAAAACTCCACAAAGATCTTGACAATGATTTCCGCATCCTCCTCCTCGCCTTGTTTCTCTTGGTAGATGATGACGCGGTTCACGGCCCCGAACTTGCCACACTCCTCTGTCACCTCCCCTTCCAGGTCATCATCGATGTCCTTGGGGTCCACCATGTTGCGCAGAACCATCACTGTAGACTGTGGGGCAGGGCCGAGGGGAAGACAGCTGAGCACTGCGGCCCCGCCCCCTACCttgcccctccctgcctcccccgcCCACCCCGCCCCTCTGCCTACCTCCTGCTTGCGGAGCAGCTTCTGCATCACCATGTGGCGGGCGCTGCTGCCCGAGATGCTCATGTGCTCCTGCTCGCTCAGCATCTCTGGCCGCTCTGACTCGGGAAAcagctcctcttcttccttctccttcttgggCTCCAGGAGACCCAGCGTCGGAGGGCTGGCGAGGATGGGGTTCACCACTCCCACCGAGGGGATGGTGACCGGGATAGGAGGACGTGCTGGGGTCACACCTGCAGGAAAATCAACCAGGTCCATCAGTCACTCCCTACCACCCCCCTTCCCAGAAAGGCACAGAGCTGGCTTGCCCTGGGCTCAGACGGTTGTGCCCAGACCAACAGGGCCAGGCAGCTGAGGGCAGCGAGCCTAGAGACGCCaggacaggagaggagaggatCTGGTACCACTTAGACTCACCTGTGATGACTCCAGGTGCCTGGGCAGCCATGACAGCCTGGGGCAAAGTGCCCAGGGGCTGGGCCAGGGTCAGTGCTGGGGACACCAGTCCAGGTGTGCCCAGGGTACCCAGCACCGCTGCTCCGGCCACTGCTTCCTGCAACCCAAAAGGTTACCGTGCTCAGTCCCTGGTCTGGCTACTCAAGACCACCTTGGATCAGTCTCCAAGGAATCAGGGGCCGGCCTGCCCACCCTCAAGCTGACACAGCTGTGTGGGCCCTCACCTGAGCTGTGATCTTGGCAGTGGCTGCAGCAGCTGCCACAGCAGCGGCAGGTGGGAGGCCTCCAGGCGTGGCTGGTGTGAGTAGGGGCATGGGCGGTGTGACGGCCTTGCCCACCCGCAAGTACTGCCCACCCAGGTCAAAGAGGTTCATGGAGGACACAGCATCTTGGGACGACTGGGCCTTCTCGTACTCTGTGGGCAGGAGCAGCAGTGAGCAGGGCCGGCCCCAGCCTCAGGTGGCCCCCGTCCCGTTCAGCCGCCCCAGCTCACCAATGAAGCCGTAGCCCTTGTGCTTGCCAGTTGTGGGGTCCCGGGCCAGTGTGCAAGACTTGATCTTGCCAAAGGCCTCAAACACACTCTTGATGTCATCGTCTGAGAGGTCCTGGTGCACAGAGGCCACGTAGATGCGGTTGAAGGCCCGTGCCTCCTCAGCCAGCTGGTCTATGATGGGCTGGGCCTGCCCTATGTTGCTGGGTCTGCCCACCTGGGGAAGAGGCGGCAATATGGAAAGACCGGTCAACCCAGGCCCGGCCACAAAAGGCTTCTGTGGAGGGGCAGCCCTGCACGCCTGCGGGAACAAGGCCTTGGCTCCCTGCCTCACCTTGATGTTCCTGCCCCCCAGCATCACCGAGTTCATCTGCTCCAAGGCCAGCTGTGCAGCTTCGGGGACCTCATACTCCACGAAGGCAAAGCCCTAGACACAGGGACACACCTGTCAGGCTGCGCGAGCCCAGGGGTGGGGGCAAGCCCAAAGTGGCCAGGGTGGACCAAGCCTGCTGACCTTGTGCTTCATGGTGACGGAGTCCCAGGACATGTCGATGCTCTTGATGGGGCCAAAGGGGGCAAAGGCCTGGCGGATGGTGTCCTCCCCCAGCTCGTAGTAGATGGAGCCCACATAGACGCGGCACATGATGGCCAGCGCCCGCTGCCGCTGAGCCGCCATCTGCAGCAGGACAGAGGGGAGAGAACCGCTGGCTCGTCAGGGGCGGCAGGAGGCTGGGCAGCCCACTCCCCTCCTGGCCCACCCACTCAGCTCTGCTGTGGGGAGGGCTCCCCACATGACAGGGAGGTGCGGGCTCCATCCCTGCAGTCAGGGTGTGGGGGTCGCAGGACCCCGCCACCCAAAGAAGGAAGGCCAGGCCCAGCAGCAGGACAGGACGCACCCCAGCCCGCCAAGGTCCCAGGCAGACTGCGGCAGCAAAGCCAACAGATGGTCAGGAGGCAGGGCTGTGCGCCCTCCCACCCAGACCACCCCTCCAGTCTGGGGGCCAGGTatcccaggctgggctgggagaTCCTCCCACTGTCCCAGCCAAGGACCACGacagaagagggaaggaggagccaACCAAGCTGGAGGGACCCACTGGTTTGGTGGCCAGAAGAGAGGAGGTCAGAAGACAGGGCAGCCACTGCCCAGAAGAGACCCCAGGGGAGGAGCTGAGGAGCCAGATGGGGGCTCCGTGAAGAGAGAACGAGGAGCAGCTGCTCATGCGAGGCCAACTCAGGTGGGGGCTCATGCTGTGCCTTCCCAGTGCCCTGCAACTCCTCACAAAGGAGCTGCCTGGAGCCCGTGCCCGCAGCCGAGAGAGCGGGCCCAGGTGAGACCACTGGCCTGGCCCCCGGGGGCACCATGAGGTAGCAGAGACCCTACGAGAAGCCCCCAGGCTCCTTAGAGCTGGTGACAGGTCTGGCCGGTCCAGGGCCTTGGCTGTGAGCTTGGCTATTGCGCTGAGGGACCTCCCCACACCCTCAGGGATGGGTTCTCGCCCCTGCCACCTCACAGGAGACGTGCCAGGCACGGGACTTCCAGAGCCACACGCAGACTGTGGGCCAGGGCAGGCAAAGCAGACAGCTGGAGCCAGGCCCTGCCCCTCTCCACAAAACGCCTTGTGGCCAGAGACCAGTTTCCCTCTTTAGACATCAGCTGGCCTAATGCAGGCCTAACCTCCCCATCCTGTGGAGAGGGGCCTGGAAGCATCTCTCCACATTAAGGGACTTCCCAACGTGAGATATCTTCCTTCAAACTAGGCATTCCCTGAAAACAAGACTGTGTTCTCCTCAAACTGGGCCCCCTGACAGACCTCAGGCTCCCCACTCAGAGCAAGGCCCCCCCAAAGGTGGAATCACATCCCCCTCATTCAGCAAGCTCCCCAGACACGAGACCAGGCCTGTCCCTCAGGTCATGGTTCCCCCAAGACAGGGCCGTGTCTCCTTTTCAGTGTGGGGCCCCACCCCCAGGCGGGCCAAGAGCTCTCTCCCTGACCAGACCCCCAGCCCGGGCTCCCATTCAGATGCTTCCCAGAGAGAATGAGGCGTGTGGTGCCCCATGGGAGCCACACACAGGGATGACCCCTCTGAACAGAGGCTCCCAGAGAAGGGGCCACATCTTCCCCTCAGGATCCCCGAGATGGGACCTGGCCTCCTCCTGAGCCTGCCtctggggggagggaggggcacCTCCTTCCCAGACTCCTCTGCCAACCACAGCCAAGGCCATAGCCGTGGCCCCTGCCTCCTCCGCCCTGGCTGCGTGGCCTCTGCCCCTTGCTGACAGCCAGGCACAAGGCCCTGCTCGCCCTTCCCTTGCTCGCTtgggtccccccacccccaccccatccaaCCATCCTCCCTCCAGGGTCTGATGGGGCCATGAGTTAGGACCCCTCTCTCCTCAGGGGCCTGACCCCAACCCAAGAGCCAGGCAGCCTGGAGACTGACGGGGCTGGAGGCCGTGGGCGCACCCCGTGCGTGCAGGCGGCGTGGGCGCAGACGGGCCTGGTGCTGGCAGCTACCCGCCCTGGCCGGCTGCCCTCCGCAGTTACCTGGCCGATTAGTTTTAAGGTGGGCCCTCAGAGCAGATGGAGGCCTCCCCAGGGGCGGTCCCGGGTGGGTGCCCACACCACtggccccaccacgcctggcgctCTGCTGCGCTCGTCCAGAGCTGGCGGGCAGGGCCGGCCAGGGGAGCAAGGTCCCCAGCACGTGGGCTGCACTGCCCCCCTCTAGCCCTGACTAAGGACATGAGCCCCGGAAGAAGTGAGCATTTCTATTGACCGATTGCAAAGGTGAGAGAGGATCTCCAAAGCCCATTGTCACTGCTGCCATCTGAAAGACAGTAAAGACAGAGTTCAGTCTGTTGGAGCCGAGCAGTCTCCCGCTCTCGTCAACACCTCACGCAGACAGCGGCAAGGCCCGGAGTCCCCGCCCTGCCAGGGAGGCCGCCTGCCTTCCCACACTGCCGGCCGCCGGCACCTGCCCAGGGGGGCCGCAGCGCCCCATGTGCCCCGCCCTGCAGCCTTGCAGCTGGGCCGGCCGGCCGGggcagaaaggaagggagggagggagggaggaagggagggagggaggagggcagtgGAGCACAGTGAACGGCCAGGACATCTCCTGGCAGTGTGAATGTCTGAGGgctgggcggggggtggggggcgtgaGGCTCGAGGCCCAGGAACCTGTTGGCCTCACACCGGCCTCTTCCCACAAAGGTATCGCAGCCTCCGGCCACAGGCCTGGAGCAGGGCCCCAGGGGAGGTGCCTCCAGACTGTCCCCTCAGTCCTGGGGCTGAGCCCAGGTGGTCTGGACTCACTGCAGGGGTGAGGGCCTGAGCAGTCTTATCCAGGCCACGGGGGCAGGGAGGCCCACACCCTGCACGCTGCCACCATCGGCTGTGCACAGCTGGGGCAGGGAGCAGGGGAGAGACCAGAGGCCACAGTGTGAAGACCAGGAAGGGGAAAAGGGTAGAGCTATAGCCAAGCAGCCAGGAAAGGGGCTGCGGTGCTTTAGGGGCTCCAGCGAGCAACAGGTGGGAAAGGCTGGGCCACTCGTGCCTCAGAGAGGACCCCGGGGGTCCCGAGCATGAGTCTTTGAGAACCGGAGCACTGTAACAGCTTGCGGGGACGGCCGCAGGCACCGGAGGAGGAAGAGCGTGAAGAGGAGGAGATGGTGGCGGTGGTGGGGAGGGTGGTGGAGGCTCTGGCCGGGGCTCACCTGCAGGTTGgtgagctgctgctgctggtgcgcGATGGTCTGCTTCACCAGCACGCTCTTGATGCTCTGCTCCATGGCGTACTTCTTGGCCTGAGAGAGGCGGCAGTGAGGAGCACTGGGGGCCCAGCCCATGGGAGACAGGCCTGCCCCgcaccctgcccctgcccctgcccccagttGACTGTCCCACACTTGCAGTGCCCTGGGAGGTCCGTGCTCACCTTCTGAAGGGCCTCCTGCTGCTCGGGCGTCAGAGGAGGCAGCCCCAGCTTGGCGGCTGTGCTCTGCCCGTTCTCCATCTTGATGGAGTCTGTGCCCTGGTAGGGGAGCAGGGGAATCCGTCAGCAGCAAGTTCAAGTTCTCCTTCACGCGGCCCCAGGAGTGCCACCCCACCTGTCTCCCAAACACTGCACATGGGCTCTGGCCCAGCCCCTTCCCAGAGAGACAGGACCCTAGCACAGACTGTCCCCTGCCTGGCCTGAGGCCAGCCCTTCTGACATTGCTGTCCCCAGCCCAGGCCACTGTCTCCCCCGGGACCCATGGGGTAGAACACAGAATGAGGCAGGCAGGTGCCCTGGAGGCCCTGGGCCAACCCGAGCAATTGTGGGGCCCAGGCCACAGTGGCCTCCTCGGGAACCACCAAGATAAACAGCTGGAGGCAGGAAAGGGGTCCAGCCCCTTGTTGTCAGTCTGACCCCAGAGCTGCTATCACATGCCCTGCAGGAGAGCCAGCCTCAGCTGTCCTCCAAGGCAGGAGAAAAGGGCCACGGCTCCCTGGACGTTCTGGGACTCCTTGCTCCCAGGCTCCTCCTCACAGTCCCTGCCACAGACACAGGCTCAGCTACCCTGGAGTTTCAAGGGGCCCAACCAAGGAGCAAATACAAGGGCCTCTCTCCCAACAGTGCTTCCCCCCCGGTCCCTGCAGGCACTGTGCACACCTCCCAGAGAACACAGGCCTCTCTCGGGCCACACGAGCCCTGCAGAGGGCTCCAGCTCACTTCCACACACTCTTGCATGggctgtgcctggcccactggGAGAAGCCAGGAGCAGACCCACTGGCACCCTAGCCAGGTGGGCCGGGGACCAAGAGCCCTTGGGCAGTCACAGCCACTGCAGACCCAAGCTGATGCCAACCAGGATTATGTTTACGTCCCTTCTGTCAAAATCCATCCCTAAGCTTTTTGCAGAGGGAAGAACGCAGCTGTGTGAGCAGGGAGGCATGGCCAGCAGGCCCATCAGAGTGTGGGGTGGGCAGACAGCATGCCTGCACCTGTCCTCCAGCTCAGCAAGCACAAAGATCACTGGCCCACCAACCGGGCCCTCCCAGACTTCCAGACACAGCCTTGAGGGAcagcagagaagagagaagggtCCCCAGCACAGAAGTGATGAGCAAGGACAGAGGGAcacaggaggcaggaagggacagGCTGGCCCAAGCCCCCAAAACCCCCTCCTGCCTGCCAAGTGCTGGGATGGTGGCCCAGACTCAAAGGGCAGGAAGCCCTGGAGACCCCTCCCCAGGCAACTAGAGTCCCAACCAGTCCCTGAAGGTCAAAGGCTGGCTGTGGGTGGCACCAGGTGCCCCAGTCCGGCTCACACTAGGCCTGTCCTCACCACCCTCACAGCTGGCCCCAAGCCCATTCCTCCTTAGTGGGAAAGAGGGCCCAAGAGCCAGCGGCTGGGACTTGAGAGCAGGCTGTCACCATGGTAATCAATGCCAACCCCCTCAGCCCCCAGACACTTTTCAATCTCCTCTTTGTCTTGGTAAACAAAAGGCCCTTCTCCCACCAACCAATGGCCGACTGGGGACTGGGCGCCAGCCAAGGGCCAGGAAGCACCAGCCCCCACATCTCCCAGGATCCAGGCTGCATACCATGTCCCAGTCCCACCCCCTGAGTGTGCCTGGGGGACCAAGAGGGCCCAGCCCCAAGAGGCCGCCAGGCCACCTTGCTGAGGCCCCGCTGGAATGCTCTGGAGGCGGGCGCTACCATGGAGAAGCACAAAGAACCCACTACCCAGCCACAGGCCCAGCTCCACCTCCGAGAGGATCTGCTCCCAAGGCTGGGCCATCGAACAGACCAAGACTCACCCGCACCCACTCTGGAGCCTGGGGCCGAGAAAAGATGGGGAGGGCTGAGTCCCAACCAGACCTGTGCTTTGATTTGCGCATTGcttcattgttttgtttaaattaaaaCACAGAGGTCTGAAATGAAATCTGTACTTCTGGCTCCTACAGCGCTGCACGTTCTGGAAACCTTGGCCCACCCTTCCTGCAAGACGCTGATGCCTAAGAACCCCTGAGCTCCAGGCCCCGGCGTCCCCGCCCAGCCAGATTTTCAACAGCCCCCGCCTGGTGCTTGGAGCAGGGCAGATGCAGAGGGCAAAGGCCAGCTCAGTGGCTGGGTGGGGAAGGTGCAGGGCTGGCGCAGGGAGAGGGCCGTGGTCCTGAAGGCAGTTGCCTGCCCAGAGGCAGAAAGGGTTCCTGAGGTTCCTcccgccccacccccagccagcccTCTCTGGGCCCAGGGACGCAcaggcgggcgggcgggcaggcgGGCGGGCCTGAGGGAGAGGATGCTTAAGGTCAGTACCTGTGGAGGTTTCCATTTGTCTCCCGCTGCCAccactgccgccgccgccgccggctcGGACCCCCCTCCTTGTTGGCCATTGACCTGCTGCAGGCAGGAAGGAGATGTTGTAATGGACAGGCACACCACCCCACCGCCCAGGCCTGCTCTCCTCCCGAGCTAAGGGCTGAGCTCCTCACAGATAAGCAAGGGAGGCCGGGCAGGGAGGCATTCCTGACACGACCGACCCCTGCAGCCCAAACTGCCCTCTCTTCACACCCATCAGCACGCCCAGGCACCTGGTCAGAAGCAGAGCAGAGCCTGGGCTGGGCCAGGGCTGCCAGCGAGTCCCAGTGGGGACGGGGAGGAGGGTAGAGAGAGCTGTGCTCCTGCCCCAGGCCAAAGAAAGCCATCCTCTCCTGCCGGCAGGCTGGACGGCCAAAGGAACCGGCTGGGTGTCCCCCATGCCCTCCTGAGGCAGCAGCGGTGCCTTCCTGGCAACCTGTACACATCTTGGCCAGCCCACaactcagccccagccccagtgcCTTCCACAAGCTCTGGCCAAGCCCAGGTCCCAGTTCTCTCCTGAAGGCACTTTTAAGCAGCATGGTGGGCAGGGGTCTGGATGCGCAGGCCTTCCTTCCCTGGCAACAGAACCATCCAGAGCTGTCTCGCAGGAGGATGGCCAAGAGCTTGGCCCTCTGCACTCGGTAAGACCCACACCTGAGGGGGCACAGGAAGGAGGAGCAGCTCCACAGTGGTCTTGAGGGATGGCGGGGCAAGGACAGCCCACGGGCAGGAGATGGGGAACGTTGTGGGGGTCGGGAGATGGTGGAAGGGCCTTGAGACCTACTCTACCTTCTCAGAGGCTGCACAACGAGAACCAAGGCAGCATGCAGTCACCCCGCTCCCAGCTCAAGGATGAGACCCACAATATCTAAGGACAGAAGAGATCAGTGTGCCCACCCTTGGAGCCATGTGCGCAAAGCCAGAGGCTGGGCTGACCCACCAGAGTGTCCCAGGTCCTCCAGCCTCCAGGGAAGGAGCACCACCACCAGCCCAGCTGCACTGGCGAAGGCCAACCCAGCCTGTGCCTGGAGCTGCTCCCGATGCTGCCGACATGGGTGTGCTCTAGCTGCCCAACTCAGCCCCACGCTGCCTAGACACTGCACCCCGGAGAGAGTGAAAGGAAACAAGGGCCCCTCCCACCGCATGCACAGCCAGAGCAGAGGctgcctctttttttgttttttttttttctgagacagggtctgcctctgttgcccagactggagtgcggtggtgcaaccacggctcactgcaacctctgcctcctgggaccacaggcacgcgccaccacacctggctaatttttgtatttttggtagagatgggggtctccatgttgcccaggctggtctcaaacaatccacctatctcaacctccaaagtgctggtactacaggcgtggaccaccgtgcccagccaaggctgCCTCTCACTGCCCACAGCAAGAGATCACTTCACAACCAGTCTCCAGATACCCATGAACAGGGTGAAATGAGGGGCACTTTTGTAACTTCCTGCTCCCCCAGATCACTGCACTAACCCACAAGTGAACCACAAcagtgttgacagtgggatgtggCTCAGAAAAACTTTTTCCTGGGAAAAGCTGGGCCACTGGTGCATTCTACACAGGACACCCCACGCCATTCCTGGCAGATGGGAGTTCCCAGCTGCATGGAGCTTAGAGTTCTGTGCTAACCAGACGCTGGGAGAGCTTGGAGGAAATTGGTGTTTACAGTCACAACTAGTCACGTACTGCCATCTTTAGGCAATGAAAATGGCATCTTTATGGTCAGGATGCCCCTCAGCACCAGGCAGCAGTGCTTGGAAGGATGGGAAGCCCCTCTGAGGGGCGGCACAGCAGAGAGGCTCTGGGGTGCCAACTCTGGGATTGCCTTTCCTCAGCCCAGAGCGAAGAGGAGTATTTCCAACAGAAAACAAGAAGAGCAATgtaggggctgggcgtggtggctcacacctgtaactccagcactttgggagaccgatgtagcacttgagaccagcctggacaacacagcaagacgctgtctctatggaaaaaaaagtttttttaaagtaatgtggccagacgcagtggctcacgcctgtaatcccagcactttgggaggccaaggcaggtggattgcttgaggtcaggagttggagaccagcctggccaacacggtgaaactccatctctactaaaaatacaaaaattagctgggcgtggtggtgggcgcctgtaatcccagctacttgggaagctgaggtgctaCCatgaattgcctgaacccaggaggcagaggttgcagtgagctgggatcaccccactgcactccagcctgggcgataaagcaaaactccgtctcacacacacaaaaaaaaaaaaaagaaaaaaaagtaatgtggAGCGAATGACTGAAGCTCCCAAGGTCTCAAGCCTTCAGGCTCCTCAGCTGCGAATGGGGATGGCCTGTCTCCTAGGGCTACTGCGAAGATTCAGTGAAATCCCAACACCCCCCCAATCCCATAACCTGCAGTCCCTGCACATGGAAAGCAGCAAAGCAAGCCACAGGTTCCAGCACTCATCAGTATTGTTAACAACATCCAGTGTCAGATACCCAGGGCAGAGCTGGCTGCAGGACACTGCCTTCTATCTGTCAGTTCCCTTCACACAATGAACACTGCTTACTGTGTGCCCAGGCTCCACACTGAGCGCTGCAGAGGCAGCAGAAATGAGACGAGAAAGACGTCTCTCTCAGTAGCCTGGTGTCAGCTGCCAGCAAAGAATGCCAAAATCAAAGATGACTTCTGTAGTTTACCAGCACTACGAAGAAAGCACAGGATAAGAAAGGAGTAGCTATGAGGTGTGCCAGGCCATGGCAGCCAGGGGCCTCTCTATGAGGTGACATTGCAGGCTGGGGCCTACAGAAGAAAGCAACTGGGACCCCAAGGGTGATGACCCCAAATGAGAGCTGGTCCAGCTGTCAGTGAAGAGAAGAACGGAGCCACGCGCCAAAGTGAAAAGATGCATCCAGAAGACCTACCCTTGCTGCAAAGAGGCAGCCGGCCTCATTCTGCAGCCACCAGGCAGAAGGCATGCCCACGGGAGGGGAGGCCCTTCTGCATCTTCTGGCTTCCTTCCCCACCAGGCCACTGTCAGCCAAGTTCAGCTGCTCCATTCAACCTCCCATGAGAGCTGAAGCAGCATGAGACAGGGGACAGGCTCTCATCACTGTGCCCAACCAGGACGGTGGGGAGCAGATAACCCTTCTAGAAGCCTTTCCATCCCAATGATTAAAAGAGGAATGGGTTAGACTACAGGTTACAGCTCACTCCTGGAGTCTGATGCAAGCCTCAACCCTGACAATAAAAAAACATGTATTAAACCCAACAGAATTTGGATGGCAACAAACACCCCAACGGAGAACCCGTTGATGGGGTCAGTTATGGCCCACATCCAACTCAACAATGACACCACCTATCTGGCACCACGCCACAGCAGACCTGAGCCCCCATTTAACCCTCATGAGCACAGGGCGCTGTTCTGCGGGTGCTTGGGGAGTGATGCATCCActctcctcctccaccttcccGTGTCCAGTCCTTGTCTCTgagcctcctcctccttcaccaTCAACTCTCTGACTGCTGCCAGACTAGGTCGTCAACCCTTACCTCCTTTCTCTCTGGAGTGCCCCTCAAACGTCACTTACTCCTGTGGCTTCAAGAGAAAGGACATGGTAGAAAGAGTGGAGTTAGCCAGCCCTGTGAATCACACACTGGGCTGCCCTCACAAGCTAGGTATCTTGTGCAAATGCCTCTCTCCCCCTAGTAACTGGTTTCTGCCTCAGTGGGACATGGGACTCGCCCACCCGCTGGGGGCCTGGCAGTGGCAGTCTAAAGACACTCCCTGGTCCTGTCAGTCCAGCCTTCAGCCATTTGCCCAAGTCGTCTTCTCAAACAGACCTTATCCCATCCTGCTGGgtgtgggctggggggagggtGACAAGAAATACAGAGATAAACTGTGGCTGAGAAAGATCCAAAAGGGGATTAGGTCCTATAAGCTAAATGGTGAGGAGGAAAGACCAGACTTCATCGCGCATGTCTTGTGTGCATGGGTGTTCTCCCTCTACGTTAATAACGCCTGCCCTGCCCGGGGAGGTGGGCACTGAGCAGAGCAGGGGGCGACTCACTCCCCTGGATGCCCACGCAGCTCCCTACGGCGCCCAGCAAATGGCACTCTGGGTGGGAACTGGTTTCTGGTCGGGACTAGACCTCCAACTGCCTGTCTGGTTCCCCACTGTGTCCCCAAATCCTCCCTACTAGAGCTTGGGACAATGCGATTTCTCAAAACACGTAGGATGAGAGCGCACGTCCTTCCTTCCCAAGCGGAGACAAGAGAATGGAGATAACCAGATCCCTCCCTGTACAGCACCGGAGAACGAATTCATAGCTGCAGGCGTAGTGAGCCAAGGACACCCCGCGCTCTGAGCTGCAGACCCCTTTCTACAGGTCCCGTCCCCTTCTGATCCCATCAACCCGAAGGCCCACGCATCACCCCCAGGACCCCGCTTCCGTCCTGACCACGGCGCACACCCCCGTCGGCAAAGGGAGGACGACGACCCCCGCTTGCCGGACCTAGCGGACAGGAACGCGACCCCGCCAGGATCGCCCTCAAGGGCCACACGCCGCGCCCaggcccccgccccgccccgccggaAGCTGGGGTCCGCAGGCCGGAAGCCGAGGCCGCGAGCCGGCCGCCGGCGcgcgcccgccccgcccccgcctcaCGCGACCCAGGGACACAAGGGAGTCCGCGCGGGACCTGGGAAGACCGCCGCGTTCTTGAGAGGCCCTCCGCGCCCAGGCTGGGCCGACGACCCGGCCCCGCAAGCCGAGGGCCGCCCGCGGTCATGGGGGGCTCACTTACGAGAGCTATGGTCGCCGTCGCCATCTTGCGTCCGTCGCGGCCGCCGCGCGCGCCACCCACTCTTGCTCCTTCTGCTGTCTCGCGCGATCTGGGCGCCAGCGCACGGAACTCTCGCGAGGAAGGAAGTAACGCGCTTCCGGGGCGGGGAGGAATGGTTAACGCCCCCGGGAGGGGCGACGGAAGGGGCGTGCTCTTGGCTGGGCGAGGGGCGTGGCCCGCGCACCTTGGGCGTCTGGGGGCGTGCGCCGTGGGACTCGAGTCGGGCGTATCTCTGCGTGGCCGACGCGGGCGCGCGTGGTACCCTTCGCCGCCCCTCGCCCTTGCGGCCACTGCTACgcttcttttctctgccttttttggAGAAAACGCCGTCGCGGGCGTCGTCCAGAAGCTCTCCCTCAGGAGGCAGGGGAAAGAGCGGGGCCCTCCTGGGCTGGAGGAGTCTCGGGTGATGAAAGGCCCGCGTTTCAGGCTCACGTCGTGAGATGCGTCGTCCCCGC
The Symphalangus syndactylus isolate Jambi chromosome 7, NHGRI_mSymSyn1-v2.1_pri, whole genome shotgun sequence genome window above contains:
- the PUF60 gene encoding poly(U)-binding-splicing factor PUF60 isoform X6; amino-acid sequence: MATATIALGTDSIKMENGQSTAAKLGLPPLTPEQQEALQKAKKYAMEQSIKSVLVKQTIAHQQQQLTNLQMAAQRQRALAIMCRVYVGSIYYELGEDTIRQAFAPFGPIKSIDMSWDSVTMKHKGFAFVEYEVPEAAQLALEQMNSVMLGGRNIKVGRPSNIGQAQPIIDQLAEEARAFNRIYVASVHQDLSDDDIKSVFEAFGKIKSCTLARDPTTGKHKGYGFIEYEKAQSSQDAVSSMNLFDLGGQYLRVGKAVTPPMPLLTPATPGGLPPAAAVAAAAATAKITAQEAVAGAAVLGTLGTPGLVSPALTLAQPLGTLPQAVMAAQAPGVITGVTPARPPIPVTIPSVGVVNPILASPPTLGLLEPKKEKEEEELFPESERPEMLSEQEHMSISGSSARHMVMQKLLRKQESTVMVLRNMVDPKDIDDDLEGEVTEECGKFGAVNRVIIYQEKQGEEEDAEIIVKIFVEFSIASETHKAIQALNGRWFAGRKVVAEVYDQERFDNSDLSA
- the PUF60 gene encoding poly(U)-binding-splicing factor PUF60 isoform X3, which translates into the protein MATATIALQVNGQQGGGSEPAAAAAVVAAGDKWKPPQGTDSIKMENGQSTAAKLGLPPLTPEQQEALQKAKKYAMEQSIKSVLVKQTIAHQQQQLTNLQMAAQRQRALAIMCRVYVGSIYYELGEDTIRQAFAPFGPIKSIDMSWDSVTMKHKGFAFVEYEVPEAAQLALEQMNSVMLGGRNIKVGRPSNIGQAQPIIDQLAEEARAFNRIYVASVHQDLSDDDIKSVFEAFGKIKSCTLARDPTTGKHKGYGFIEYEKAQSSQDAVSSMNLFDLGGQYLRVGKAVTPPMPLLTPATPGGLPPAAAVAAAAATAKITAQEAVAGAAVLGTLGTPGLVSPALTLAQPLGTLPQAVMAAQAPGVITGVTPARPPIPVTIPSVGVVNPILASPPTLGLLEPKKEKEEEELFPESERPEMLSEQEHMSISGSSARHMVMQKLLRKQESTVMVLRNMVDPKDIDDDLEGEVTEECGKFGAVNRVIIYQEKQGEEEDAEIIVKIFVEFSIASETHKAIQALNGRWFAGRKVVAEVYDQERFDNSDLSA
- the PUF60 gene encoding poly(U)-binding-splicing factor PUF60 isoform X4; its protein translation is MATATIALVNGQQGGGSEPAAAAAVVAAGDKWKPPQGTDSIKMENGQSTAAKLGLPPLTPEQQEALQKAKKYAMEQSIKSVLVKQTIAHQQQQLTNLQMAAQRQRALAIMCRVYVGSIYYELGEDTIRQAFAPFGPIKSIDMSWDSVTMKHKGFAFVEYEVPEAAQLALEQMNSVMLGGRNIKVGRPSNIGQAQPIIDQLAEEARAFNRIYVASVHQDLSDDDIKSVFEAFGKIKSCTLARDPTTGKHKGYGFIEYEKAQSSQDAVSSMNLFDLGGQYLRVGKAVTPPMPLLTPATPGGLPPAAAVAAAAATAKITAQEAVAGAAVLGTLGTPGLVSPALTLAQPLGTLPQAVMAAQAPGVITGVTPARPPIPVTIPSVGVVNPILASPPTLGLLEPKKEKEEEELFPESERPEMLSEQEHMSISGSSARHMVMQKLLRKQESTVMVLRNMVDPKDIDDDLEGEVTEECGKFGAVNRVIIYQEKQGEEEDAEIIVKIFVEFSIASETHKAIQALNGRWFAGRKVVAEVYDQERFDNSDLSA
- the PUF60 gene encoding poly(U)-binding-splicing factor PUF60 isoform X2; this translates as MATATIALVNGQQGGGSEPAAAAAVVAAGDKWKPPQGTDSIKMENGQSTAAKLGLPPLTPEQQEALQKAKKYAMEQSIKSVLVKQTIAHQQQQLTNLQMAAVTMGFGDPLSPLQSMAAQRQRALAIMCRVYVGSIYYELGEDTIRQAFAPFGPIKSIDMSWDSVTMKHKGFAFVEYEVPEAAQLALEQMNSVMLGGRNIKVGRPSNIGQAQPIIDQLAEEARAFNRIYVASVHQDLSDDDIKSVFEAFGKIKSCTLARDPTTGKHKGYGFIEYEKAQSSQDAVSSMNLFDLGGQYLRVGKAVTPPMPLLTPATPGGLPPAAAVAAAAATAKITAQEAVAGAAVLGTLGTPGLVSPALTLAQPLGTLPQAVMAAQAPGVITGVTPARPPIPVTIPSVGVVNPILASPPTLGLLEPKKEKEEEELFPESERPEMLSEQEHMSISGSSARHMVMQKLLRKQESTVMVLRNMVDPKDIDDDLEGEVTEECGKFGAVNRVIIYQEKQGEEEDAEIIVKIFVEFSIASETHKAIQALNGRWFAGRKVVAEVYDQERFDNSDLSA